In Deinococcus maricopensis DSM 21211, the sequence TACTGACTGGACCGCTCCGCGCTGACCTGCACCGGTCCGCCCACGACCGGGCCGCTGACCGTGACCGGCAGGCGACCCTCGGTGCTCGTGACGGTGGCGCCCAGCGCGTGCAGGGCCTCCAGCAGGTCTCCTTGCGGGCGCTTCCCGAGCGATTCGGCGTAGTCGGTGACGAGGGTGGTGCTCTGGGTGAGCAGCGCCACGGCCATCAGGAACCGCGCGACGGCGCCCGCGTTGCCGGGGTTGAGCGTTACGCCGGGGCGCGGGTGAGCGCCGAACCCGGTTACGAGGGCGTCCTCGCCGTCCAGGGCGATGTGGGCGCCCCAGTCGCGCAGGCAACGCAGCAGCGCTTCGGCGTCCTCGCTGGTGGCCACGCCGTGCACGCGCGTGGGGCCTTCGGCCAGCGCCGCGGCGAGCAGGTAGCGGGTGGTGTAGTTCTTGCTGGGTTGCGCGTGGAGGGTGCCGCGCAGGGCGGCCACCGGGTGCACCGTCACGTCGAACCGGGCCGGAAGGGAAGCGTGGACGCTCGGCAGGCCGCTCATGCGCGCACTGTAGCGCTGCCGCGTTCGGCACACGTCCACGTGCCTAGGCCAGCCTTCACCGCTCAAAACGGACGCAAAAAAATCGCAAATGACTGTTCCTTATGGCACAGATTAAGGCCGCGTGAAGGTTTTCTGGTCATCCGCTCTCACCTGCCCTGCATATCACTGAGTGGTCCAGCACCACGCTGCACCACCCATCCCTACTTCCTTTCCGCTCCCAAGGAGTCTCATGATGCGCACCTTCCTGATCCTCACCACGGCCCTCACCCTCACCACCGGCGCGTACGCCCAGAACACCACCGCCACCGGCACTGCCCAGGCCAGCGCCCAGGCGAACGCCACCATCCAGACCGCCGTGCTCCTCGACGCGCGCGGCCGCGTCGTCGGCGAATTCAACCGCGCCGGCCAGCTCGTCGCCCGCGGCGCCGTGAACACCGCCACCCAGGTGCAGGTCACCACCCAGAGCGGCCTGCGCAGCGTCTACGCCCTCGACGGGCAGCTCCGCAGCGGCGCGCAGCTCACCCTCGACACCGTCATGGTCAGCACCGGCCAGGCCCGCGCCAGCGTGAGCGCCGCCGCGCAGGCCAGCGTTACCGCCATGCAGAACGCCCGCCTGCTCGCCGGCCGCACCGTCACCTTCACGAACGCGTCCGGGCAGGCTGTCGCGCGCGTCGCCGCGAACGGCACCCTCACTGTCATGGGCGACCTGCGCAGCGCCACGACCGCCACCATCGAAGGCGGCGCGAGCGTCGCCCAGCGCCTCCAGCTCGACAGCGCCCTCAGCGCCACCGCCGCCGGCGCGCTCAACCTCGGCACCGTCACCGTCGAGCAGGGTCGCGGTGCCCTCAGCCTCACCAGTGTCCTCACCGGCGCCGTCCAGCTGGGCGGCAACGCCAGCGGGAACGGCAGCACCGGCGGCACCACCAGCGGCGAGGCCACAGGCGGCGCCAGCGGGAACGTCAGCGGCAACGCCGGCCTGAACATCGGCGTGGGTGGGAACGCCGGCGGCAGCGCCAGCGGCGGCACCGGCATCAGCATCGGGGTCGGCACGGGCGGCGGGATCGGCATCGGCATCGGCACCGGCGGCAAGTAACCCCACCCACGCAGGAGGGAGGCGCCCGGATGGGCGCCTCCCTCCTGCACGTCGGGCCTCAGCGGCGAGCCAGGTACGTCCGGCCACTCTCCAGACTCAACTGGACCACCAGCGTCCCCCCCTCGCGCCGCACCTCGCACCGCGTCATGTCCGGCGGCGACTGCACGCCGCGCGCCACCTCCCGGCATGCGCCCGGCCCGGTCGCCTCGCGCGCCACGCGCGCCGCGTACTCCCGCGCCCCGCGCCCCTGCAGCGCGAACGCCGCCACGAACACCAGCAGCAACGCCACGAACCCCACCAGGAACCCCACGAACGTCCTCACCATGCCCTCCAGTCGCGCGTCATGCTACCCGCCCCGCGCGGGCGGGATGCCCCGGCACGCCCCCTGGGGTAGAATTCGCGCCATGAGCAAGGTCATCATCATCGGCGCGGGCGGCGTGGGCAACGTCGTCGCCAAGAAATGCGCGCAGAACGACAGCGTCTTCACCGAAGTGCTGTTCGCCAGCCGCACCGTCAGCAAATGCGACAAGATCGTCGCCGAAATCAAAGAGCACATGCCCGACAGCAAGACGGTGTTCACGACCCGCGCAGTCGACGCCGACAACGTCCCGGAACTCGTCGCGCTGTTCAAGGAATTCCAGCCGGAACTCGTCATCAACGTCGCCCTGCCGTACCAGGACCTCACCATCATGGACGCCTGCCTCGAAGCGGGCGTGCACTACCTCGACACCGCCAACTACGAACCGCGCGACGTCGCGAAGTTCGAGTACTCCTGGCAGTGGGCGTACCGCGAACGCTTCGAGCAGGCCGGCCTGATGGCCCTGCTGGGCTGCGGCTTCGACCCGGGCGCCACCAACGTCTTCACCGCGTACCACGCCAAACACCACTTCAGCGAAATCCACTACCTCGACATTGTGGACTGCAACAACGGCAACCACGGCAAGGCGTTCGCCACGAACTTCAACCCGGAAATTAACATCCGCGAGATCACCGCGAACGGCCGCTACTGGGAAAACGGCCAGTGGGTCGAGACGGCCCCGCTGGAAATCAGCCAGGACATCTACTACCCCAAAGTCCAGACCCGCAAGAGCTTCGTGCTGTACCACGAGGAACTCGAGAGCCTCGTCGTCAACTTCCCGACCATCAAGCGCGCGCGCTTCTGGATGACGTTCGGCGAGAGCTACATCAAGCACCTCAACGTCCTTGAAGGCATCGGCATGACCAGCATCGAACCCATCGACTTCCGCGGTCAGAAGATCGCGCCGATCGAGTTCCTGAAGGCCGTACTGCCCGCCCCCGAGAGCCTCGCCGCGAACTACACCGGGCAGACGTGCATCGGCGTGCAGGCCAAAGGCGTCGGCAAGGACGGCCAGCCGAACGTGCACTTCGTGTACAACGTCTGCGACCACGCCGAAACGTACAAGGAAGTGCAGGCGCAGGGCGTCAGCTACACCACCGGCGTGCCCGCCATGATCGGCGCGATGCTGATGCTGCAAAAGACGTGGTTCAAGGCCGGCGTGTACAACGTCGAGGAGTTCGACCCGGACCCCTTCATCGACGCGATGAACACCTGGGGCCTGCCCGTGGATCAGCTGCACGGCATCGAACTCGTCCGCGACTGAGCGGACCGTGCGGCGCGGCGGGCACCAGGGTGCCCGCCGCGCTCTGTGGAACGCCAGCGGCACCCCGAAGGCAGGCCCCGCGCGAGCACCGCCTCAAGACGTCCCGGCAGGACCAGGGGGCGCACCGTGTAGCGTCCGCTGTGGCGTTGGGGGTGCACGTCCGGGCTCAGGTTCTTATCTGCTTCGGGATGACCCTCCCTAAAACGGGGGCCGAATGTCAGACCTGAATGCGCCTTGCGCCCACAGCGCAGCTCCGAGCTCAGGCGTACGCTGACCTCGAAACGCACCTGAACGCCCTGCAAACCCAGCTGCAACGCGGTCAGATTGCCGATCAGGACGTGCTCGACGCGTACTCGGCCTTCCAGGTGCCCGCCCCGGCCCTCGGCGAGCCCTTCAGCGCCCGGCGCGAAGCGTACCTCGGGTCGTACGTGGCGCACGTCGCCCTCGCCCACTGGCTGCTCGCCCGCGCCTGGGCGTACCGGGGCGGCACCACCTTCGACCTCGTCAGCGACCGGGGCGTGCGTGGCCTGCAGCACGTCCTGGAGCGCGCGGAGGGCGGCGCGCACGAAGGGCACGGGCGTGCCCACGAGTTCCTGAACGGCTCAGGCACCGGCGGGCACGGCACGCGGTACCCGACCTGGCTGGTCTTGGTCCGCGCGGTCCTGCACCTGCTTGGTGTTGGGCACTAAACCCACTCAGAGGAGGGGGACGCCCGCGGGCGTCCCCCTCCTCTGAGTGGGGTGTTCAGTCGGTGGCGGAAGTGGCGGGAATGCGCCGCGCGGCGGGCACGATGTACGCGAGCAGCGTGGCGACGGCGCTGAGGGCCGCGAGCAGCCAGAACGCGACGTGCAGGCCGTTGATGAACGGTTGCAGGGTCGTGGCGGGCAGGTGCGTGGCGAGGCCGCTGAACACCTGCAGCATGACGTCGCGCGGCACGTTGGCGACGACGATGCTGAGCGTGAAGATGATCGCGATGACGCCGCCGACGCTCATCAGGAGGCTGCGGACCCCGGCGGCGACGCCGCGGCGGTCTGGGGCGACGGCGCCCATGATCAGGCTGCTGTTCGGGGAGTTGAACAGGCCGTTGCCGACGCCGTTGACGAACATCAGCGCGGCGAGCAGCCAGTAGGGGGTGTTGAGGTTCAGCGTGAACGCGAGCCCGGCGAGCGTGACGGTCGTGAGGATCAGGCCGACGCGGATGAGGTGCAGGGGGTTCATGCGGTCCGCGAGGCGCCCGGCGATGGGGGAGGCGAGCAGCAGGCCGACCGCGACCGGGCCGAGCATGATGCCGGCGATGACGGCGTCAATGCCTTTGGCGCCCTGGAAGTAGAAGACGAACAGGAACGTGAGGGCCATGCGCGTGACGGCGTTCAGGAACACACTGAAGTTGTTCAGGGTGAACGCGGCGTCGCGGAAGAGGCGCAGGTCGAGCATGGGGACGCGCACACGCCGTTCGATGGCGACGAACGCGGCGAGGCCTGCGAGGCCGACGATGATGTACGGTGCGACGCCACTCCACGACTGGATGCCGCCCTGGGACAGGCCGATCATCAGCAGGGCGAAGCCGGCGGCGTAGGTGAGGTTCCCCCACCAGTCGAGTGGGTCCTTGGCGTCGCGGCGGGCCATGTCGCGCAGCGTGAAGGCGGCCCAGAGGGTGCCGATCAGGCCGAGGGGGACGTTGAACCAGAACACCCACTGCCAGCCGAGGGAGGTGAGCCACCCGCCGATGATGGGGCCGAGGATGGCGCCGACGGCGACCATCATCTGGTTGGTGCCGATGGCGAGGCCGAGTTCCTCGCGGGGGAAGGCGTCGGTGACGATGGCGCTGGAGTTGGCGATCATGAAGGCGCCGCCGACGCCCTGCAGGGCGCGCAGCGCGATGAGCAGCGGTACGTTGCCGGTGAAGCCGGCGAGCAGCGAGGAGATGGTGAACAGGCCGAACCCGAGGACGTACAGGCGTTTGCGGCCGTACATGTCGCTGAGGCGGCCGACGTTCAGGACGAACACGGTCTGGGTGACGTTGTAGGCGAGCAGAATCCAGATGAGGTTGAGCAGGCTGGTGTGCAGGTCGCGCAGCAGGGTGGGCAGCGCGATGATGAGCGTGCCGGAGTTCATGCTGGCCATGAGGGCGCCGAGGCTGGTGACGCTCAGCGCGAGCCATTTGTACGGGAAGCGGGCGTGCAGGTTCATGCGGTGACCTCGGTGGGGGAGAGGTGGTGTTCGAGGCGTTCGAGCAGCGCCTGGGTGTGCTGGAGTTCCTCGGGCGTGAGGGTGCTGAACAGGGTGCGGACGTGGTCGCGGACGTCGGGGACGGCGACGCGCATCAGGTCGGTGCCCTGGGGGGTGATCTGGACGCGGACGCTGCGGCGGTCGCCTGCTTCGCGGGTGCGGTGGAGGTGGCCGGCGCTTTCCAGGCGGTCGAGGATGCCGGTGAGGTTGCCGGGTGTGACGCCGAGGCGTTCAGCGAGGGTGTTGGGGCTGAGTGGGCCGTGGTCGCTGAGGAGGCGCAGGACGCGGTACTGCGGGGAGGTGAGGCCGACCTCCGCGAGCTTTCCGGCGATGCGTCTGGACAGGATGGTGTACACGCGGTCCAGGGTCAGCCACAGGTGCACTTCGGGTGGCTTCAGGTCCATGCAAATAGTATAAACCTATATTGTTTAGATATAAAGTACTCGGCGAGGGTGACGGTTCCTCACCCCCCGGAACGCTAAGCTGACCCCCATGACGGACACCGCCCTCACCCCCGTGCTCCCCACCGACCAGATCCCCTGGCAGGACCTCCCCAGCCCCGCCTTCGTCCTCGACGAACGCCGCCTGCTGCGCAACCTCGAACTCATCAAACGCGTCCAGGACGAAAGCGGCGCCCGCATGATCGTCGCCTTCAAAGGCTTCGCCATGTGGAGCACCTTCGACACCGTCCGCGACTACGTGTACGGCGCCACCGCCAGCAGCCTCAACGAAGCCATCCTGGCCCGCGAGGAAATGCGCAAGGAAGTGCACGTATACGCGCCCGCCTACAGCGACGCGGAGTTCCCGGACATGCTCGCCCTCGCGGACCACATCACCTTCAACAGCTTCTCGCAGTGGGCGCGCTTCAAGGACCAGGTCATGGCCGCGCGCGCGCAGGGCCGCCACATCGGCGTGGGCATCCGCGTGAACCCCGAGTACGCCGAGGTCGGCACCGCCCTGTACAACCCCAGCATGCCGTACTCCCGCCTCGGCGTCACCCGCGCCGAATTCCGCCCGGACCTGCTCGACGGCGTGGACGGCCTGCACTTCCACACCCTCTGCGAAAACGACAGCAGCGTCCTCGAACGCGTCCTTGAGGTCTTCGAGCAGAACTTCGGCGAGTTCCTCCCGCAGATGAAGTGGGTCAACTTCGGCGGCGGGCACCTCATGACCCGCGAAGGCTACGACATCGAACGCCTGATCCGCCTCGTGAAGGACTTCCGCGAACGCCACGACGTCGACGTGATCCTGGAGCCCGGCAGCGCCTACGGCTGGCAGACCGGCTGGCTGATCAGCAGCGTCCTCGACGTGGTCCGCAACGAAAAGGACATCGTCATCCTCGACGTGTCCGTCAGCGCCCACATGCCCGACGTGCTCGAAATGCCCTACCGCCCCGGCATCCTGAACGCCTCGGAACCCGGCGAGCGCGCCCACACGTACCTGCTGGGCGGCACCACCTGCCTCAGCGGCGACGTCGTCGGCGAATACAGCTTCGACGCGCCACTGCGGGTCGGCGACCGCGTCATCTTCGACGACATGATCCACTACACCATGGTCAAAACGACCTTCTTCAACGGCGTGAAACACCCGGACATCGGCATCTGGACCAAAGACGGCCAGTACCGGCACGTGAAGAGCTTCGGGTACGAGGAATTCAAGGCGAAGCTCAGCTGAGCGCGAACGCCCCCGCGATGCGCCCGGCCAGCTGGTCGGGCGCATCACTGCGCTGCACGTCCAGCGTAACCGTGTCCGCCTCGCCGGCCGGTTCCTCCAGCGTGTCCAGCTGGCTGGGCAGTAGGCTCACGCCCGCGTAGTGCGTGCGGTGCTGCAGGCGGTCTTCCAGCACCGCGCGCGGCACCCGCAGGTACGCGAAGTGCACGCCCGGCGCGCGCAGCGCGTCCCGGTACGCGGCGCGCAGGGCGCTGCACGCCAGCACCACCCCGCCCGGCTGCGTCTGCAGCGCCTCACGCAGCCGCGCCAGCCACGGCGCGCGGTCCGCGTCAGTGAGGCCCTCGCCCGCCGCCATCTTCGCCTTCGCGGCGGGCGTATGGAAATCGTCCGCGTCGAGGAACACCCACCCCAGCCGCGTCGCGAGCGCCTCGCCCACGGTCGTCTTGCCGCTGCCGCTCACGCCCATGATCACCACTGCCGCCTGCATGCCCCGCAGCGTACCCAAAAAGGGCCGGGCCGGGGCACGCCCGGCCCGGTAGGCCCACTCGTTTACTTGCGGTACACGCGGTACTGCCCGCTCACGTACCGGATGGTGCCACCCTCGAAGTCCGCCGCCCACGCGCCGTTCAGCAGGTACTGGTCACGCTTCGGGAAGCCCAGGACGCTGCCGCTCCCGCCGAGCCCCTGGTACGTCTTGAGGAGCGCGCCCGTCAGCCAGAACGTCCCGTACTTCTCGGTGCTGTACAGCGCGCCGCTCTGGAAGAACCCGTACAGGCCGCTCGTGCCGAACCGGTTGCGCGGAATGACCTTCTCGTCACCGGCGGCCCAGCCGAGGCGGCTGGGTGGCCGCGCCGCGCCGCTCTCCGCCTGCGCGAGCGCCAGGTAGCGTTTCAGGATGGCGCCGTGCACGGCGTACGCGCGGCTGCTGCCGTCCGCGTGCAGCAGCACGCCGTTCCCGTACGCGCCCACGCCGCGGAACTTCTGCCACGCGCCGTTCCCCCAGCGCTGCACGTACGTCGTCGCCGTGCCCAGCGACTCCCCGCCGCGCAGACGGTCGTACGCCGCCGCGATGGCCGCGTCCGTGCTGCCGTCCTCCCGCTCGCCCGGCTGAATCGCCGCGACCGGCGTGCCCGGTTGGGGCTGCGGCTTCGGCTGCGGTTGAGGTTGCGGCTGGGGCTGCGGCGCGGGCGCCTGCGCGGCGCCGACCACCGTGAAGTACGCCGTGTCCGTTACCCACGCGTCCTGCGGCACCGGGTTCACCACGATGCTCAGCGCCTGCGCCAGCTCGTCCTGGCCGCGCGCACTCACCGTCGCGAACGCCGCGTCGTCCTCAAAGCGCGCGAGGTCGCCCAGGTTCAGCTTCTCGGTGCTGGCCAGCGCCAGCACCTTGTCCTGCCCGGCCGGGCCACTCACGTTGAACTGGTACTGCGCCTTCGGGCCGGGGAACGACGTCGCCTGCCCGGCCTGCACGAAGTTGCTGCCGTCGTAGTTGTTCGGGCTGATCAGCGTGATGCGTCCGTCCGCGTTCACGTCGAACAGGTACACGTACGCGTCACTGTTCGTCTTCACCGTGACCGTCAGGCCCTCGCCGATGCGGTACTTCGGGTTGCCCTGCCCGCTCGGGTCCCGGTTCACGCGCACCTGCACGCTCAGGGGCGGCTCGGTGGGGTTCACGATGATGCTCTGCGCGCTGATCTTCGATGGGCCGGCTGACGCCACACCCGCGAGAAGGGCCGACAGGATCAGAAGCTGTTTCATGACCGCACCGTAGGGGCCCAAACTGACCCGCCCCTGAACGCCCGGCGAGCGTCAAGATCACCCTAAGACTCCCTGAGTGGCTGCTGAGAACTGTCAGGCTGAACGGCAGGCCGCCCCAACGGAGCGACCTGCCGTTCAGTTCAGCGCAGCGTCAGCGAACAGCGAGCTTCACGGTCGCCTTGCTGCTCCCGCACGTGACGTTCGCCGTACCGGCCGTCGCGTTCGTCACCGTGCACCCGAGCAGCTTCAGGGCGTCCACGGGCAGCAGCAGCCCGGCGCCCCCCTGGAACGGGGCGCTCGTGAGCGTCACTGCGCCCGACGCGGTCCGCGCGCTCGTGCTGCCCGGCGTGACGATCAGCAGGCCGCCCGCGCGCGTCAGCTGCACCACACCGCCCGTCTGCGGCGTCGCCGTGACCAGGCCGCGCAGGTCCGCGACATTCACGAACGTCGCGCCCGCGCTCGTGGGCGTCGTGGCCGGGCGGGTCGTCGCGGGCGCCGTCTTCACCTGCGACGACAGCGCTCCACGCGCGGCTTTCGGGCTGTCCACGATGACCAGCAGTTCGGACGCACCCAACTGCGCCAGCAGCACGTACGACCCGACGTTGCCTTCACGCACCACCAGGCTCGCGGTCTTCCCGCTCGTCTTCCAATCGCCGATGGCGCGCGCGCCCAAGCGCGCCTTCACCTTGGCCTTGTTCGCGTCGAGCGTTCCCGGGACGTACAGGCACACGGCCTGCGCCGTGACGTTCAACTTCGCGGGGCACGTCACGAGACGACCGCCAATCGCGCGGCTCACTTCCACGCCCAGCGCCGCGTTGGCACTGGAACCACTCTGCGCGCCGGCGACGCCAGCGAGCCCCACCGCAAGCGTCGCGGTCATCAGGGAACGGATCAACATGAGCCCCATGCTACGCAGCGTGCGTGAGCGCACGTTCAGCGAAACGTCCGCTTTTCATGAGAACGCCCGTGCCCGGCACACACGCGCACCCCGACGCCACGCGGACGAACACCTCCCACGCGGCCTGAACGGAACCTGAACGCAACCCTGAAAACTCCTTGATTTTCACCCGGCACCCATACGCGCGCCGCTCAAGTGAAACTGAGGAGGACCGCGAATGACCCCCGAAACGCGCGACAGCACCCCCGATGGACCACGCACGCCCCCCGACCCCACCGTGAACGGCGACCCCTGCGGGGGCCGCGCATGACCTGCGTCCACAGGAGCGTCCCATGATCTACTTCATGTTCGCCACGGGCATCGAGAACTCCTACCCCACCATCCAGGGTGGCCGCGTCCGCATGGACGAAATGGCGAAATGCGGCCACTACGACCGCTGGCAGCAGGACTTCGACCTCGTCACGCAGCTCGGCGTGCAGTACCTCCGCTACGGCCCGCCCATCCACACCACCTGGACCGGCCCGGACCAGTACGACTGGTCCTTCGCGGACGAGACGTTCGCGCGCCTCCGCGCGCTCGACATCACGCCCATCGTGGACCTCTGCCATTTCGGCGTGCCCGACTGGATCGGCAACTTCCAGAACCCGGACTTCCCCGAGCAGTTCGCGCGGTACGCCCGCGCGTTCGCGGAACGCTTCCCATGGGTGCAGCTGTACACGCCCGTGAACGAGATGTACATCTGCGCGCTGTTCAGCGCCCGTTACGGCTGGTGGAACGAACAGCTCAGCAGCGACCGCGCGTTCGTGACCGCCCTGAAGTACATCGTGCGCGCCAACGTCCTCGCCATGCAGCAGATTCTCGCCGTGCGGCCCGACGCGATCTTCGTGCAGAGTGAAAGCAGCGAGTACTTCCACGCGCAGGGCCCACAGGCCATCGGCCCGGCGGAACTCATGAACGCCGTGCGGTTCCTGTCCCTCGACCTGAACTACGGGCACCGCGTCAGCAGCGACATGTACGAGTACCTGCTCGACAACGGCATGACCCGCGACGAGTACCACTTCTTCCTCGACCAGACGCTCAAGCACCACTGCATCATGGGCAACGACTACTACGTCACCAACGAGCACCTCGTCCACCCCGACGGCAGCTCCGAGGCGAGCGGCGAGATCTACGGGTACTCGGTCATCACGAACCAGTACTATGCGCGCTACGGCCTGCCCGTCATGCACACCGAAACGAACTTCGCGCAGGGCGAACGCGGCGACGAGGCCGTCCGCTGGCTCCGCAAGGAATGGGCGAACGTCCTGCGCGTCCGCAACGACGGCCTGCCCATCGTCGGCTTCACGTGGTACTCCCTCACCGACCAGGTCGACTGGGACACCGCCCTGCGCGAGAACAACGGCCGCGTGAACCCGCTCGGCCTGTTCGACCTGAACCGCGCCATCCGCCCCGTCGGGCAGGCGTACCAGCAGCTCATTCAGGAGTGGCGGGCGGTGCTGCCCACGCAGAGCGTCGTGCTGGGCCTCCCGGTCACGCCGCCCAGCCAGCAGACCGCCCCGCAGAGGCAGCAGGCCGCGCAGCGCGCCCAGGCGCGCGAGCAGGCGTACCGCGCCGCGCCCACCAACACCGAACCCGCCAAAGGAGAGCAGCCATGACCACCCCCGCCACCCCGCACCGCTTCCAAGATCAGGTCGTGATCGTCACGGGCGCCGCGAGCGGCATTGGCCTCGCCACCGCCACCCGCTTCG encodes:
- a CDS encoding saccharopine dehydrogenase family protein; its protein translation is MSKVIIIGAGGVGNVVAKKCAQNDSVFTEVLFASRTVSKCDKIVAEIKEHMPDSKTVFTTRAVDADNVPELVALFKEFQPELVINVALPYQDLTIMDACLEAGVHYLDTANYEPRDVAKFEYSWQWAYRERFEQAGLMALLGCGFDPGATNVFTAYHAKHHFSEIHYLDIVDCNNGNHGKAFATNFNPEINIREITANGRYWENGQWVETAPLEISQDIYYPKVQTRKSFVLYHEELESLVVNFPTIKRARFWMTFGESYIKHLNVLEGIGMTSIEPIDFRGQKIAPIEFLKAVLPAPESLAANYTGQTCIGVQAKGVGKDGQPNVHFVYNVCDHAETYKEVQAQGVSYTTGVPAMIGAMLMLQKTWFKAGVYNVEEFDPDPFIDAMNTWGLPVDQLHGIELVRD
- a CDS encoding MFS transporter; the encoded protein is MNLHARFPYKWLALSVTSLGALMASMNSGTLIIALPTLLRDLHTSLLNLIWILLAYNVTQTVFVLNVGRLSDMYGRKRLYVLGFGLFTISSLLAGFTGNVPLLIALRALQGVGGAFMIANSSAIVTDAFPREELGLAIGTNQMMVAVGAILGPIIGGWLTSLGWQWVFWFNVPLGLIGTLWAAFTLRDMARRDAKDPLDWWGNLTYAAGFALLMIGLSQGGIQSWSGVAPYIIVGLAGLAAFVAIERRVRVPMLDLRLFRDAAFTLNNFSVFLNAVTRMALTFLFVFYFQGAKGIDAVIAGIMLGPVAVGLLLASPIAGRLADRMNPLHLIRVGLILTTVTLAGLAFTLNLNTPYWLLAALMFVNGVGNGLFNSPNSSLIMGAVAPDRRGVAAGVRSLLMSVGGVIAIIFTLSIVVANVPRDVMLQVFSGLATHLPATTLQPFINGLHVAFWLLAALSAVATLLAYIVPAARRIPATSATD
- a CDS encoding MarR family winged helix-turn-helix transcriptional regulator, whose amino-acid sequence is MDLKPPEVHLWLTLDRVYTILSRRIAGKLAEVGLTSPQYRVLRLLSDHGPLSPNTLAERLGVTPGNLTGILDRLESAGHLHRTREAGDRRSVRVQITPQGTDLMRVAVPDVRDHVRTLFSTLTPEELQHTQALLERLEHHLSPTEVTA
- the nspC gene encoding carboxynorspermidine decarboxylase, which produces MTDTALTPVLPTDQIPWQDLPSPAFVLDERRLLRNLELIKRVQDESGARMIVAFKGFAMWSTFDTVRDYVYGATASSLNEAILAREEMRKEVHVYAPAYSDAEFPDMLALADHITFNSFSQWARFKDQVMAARAQGRHIGVGIRVNPEYAEVGTALYNPSMPYSRLGVTRAEFRPDLLDGVDGLHFHTLCENDSSVLERVLEVFEQNFGEFLPQMKWVNFGGGHLMTREGYDIERLIRLVKDFRERHDVDVILEPGSAYGWQTGWLISSVLDVVRNEKDIVILDVSVSAHMPDVLEMPYRPGILNASEPGERAHTYLLGGTTCLSGDVVGEYSFDAPLRVGDRVIFDDMIHYTMVKTTFFNGVKHPDIGIWTKDGQYRHVKSFGYEEFKAKLS
- a CDS encoding gluconokinase, producing the protein MQAAVVIMGVSGSGKTTVGEALATRLGWVFLDADDFHTPAAKAKMAAGEGLTDADRAPWLARLREALQTQPGGVVLACSALRAAYRDALRAPGVHFAYLRVPRAVLEDRLQHRTHYAGVSLLPSQLDTLEEPAGEADTVTLDVQRSDAPDQLAGRIAGAFALS
- a CDS encoding DUF4384 domain-containing protein; this translates as MKQLLILSALLAGVASAGPSKISAQSIIVNPTEPPLSVQVRVNRDPSGQGNPKYRIGEGLTVTVKTNSDAYVYLFDVNADGRITLISPNNYDGSNFVQAGQATSFPGPKAQYQFNVSGPAGQDKVLALASTEKLNLGDLARFEDDAAFATVSARGQDELAQALSIVVNPVPQDAWVTDTAYFTVVGAAQAPAPQPQPQPQPQPKPQPQPGTPVAAIQPGEREDGSTDAAIAAAYDRLRGGESLGTATTYVQRWGNGAWQKFRGVGAYGNGVLLHADGSSRAYAVHGAILKRYLALAQAESGAARPPSRLGWAAGDEKVIPRNRFGTSGLYGFFQSGALYSTEKYGTFWLTGALLKTYQGLGGSGSVLGFPKRDQYLLNGAWAADFEGGTIRYVSGQYRVYRK
- a CDS encoding family 1 glycosylhydrolase; translation: MIYFMFATGIENSYPTIQGGRVRMDEMAKCGHYDRWQQDFDLVTQLGVQYLRYGPPIHTTWTGPDQYDWSFADETFARLRALDITPIVDLCHFGVPDWIGNFQNPDFPEQFARYARAFAERFPWVQLYTPVNEMYICALFSARYGWWNEQLSSDRAFVTALKYIVRANVLAMQQILAVRPDAIFVQSESSEYFHAQGPQAIGPAELMNAVRFLSLDLNYGHRVSSDMYEYLLDNGMTRDEYHFFLDQTLKHHCIMGNDYYVTNEHLVHPDGSSEASGEIYGYSVITNQYYARYGLPVMHTETNFAQGERGDEAVRWLRKEWANVLRVRNDGLPIVGFTWYSLTDQVDWDTALRENNGRVNPLGLFDLNRAIRPVGQAYQQLIQEWRAVLPTQSVVLGLPVTPPSQQTAPQRQQAAQRAQAREQAYRAAPTNTEPAKGEQP